Within Coregonus clupeaformis isolate EN_2021a chromosome 20, ASM2061545v1, whole genome shotgun sequence, the genomic segment AGAGGAGCTGATCAAGAGAGGAGTGCTGAAGGACATCTACGACAAAGgtgagaggttagaggtcagagggtaTAGAGGAGAAGACAGCAGTGGGAGGTTAGAGAGCAGAGACTGATGGCAAAACGTTGTTGTTGTTGCGTAATCTAACATCCTTTAGGCAAAATCAAGTCACACAGTCAGCATCACAGTACCCACCTGTATTGAATCCAGGCCAGATATGTACTGGGAACATGTTATCtctgtttccatctctctctctctgtctctgtctctctctcctccttctcccccccttctctctctctgcagacggAACGGTAGTAACAAGAGGAGAGGAGGTCAAGATGGAGAACGGGAGGTCTCCAGCGTTAGGAGGGTCTGATCCATCACATTGTGATGGAGCTGAGCTGATGGATGGAGCAGGGTCAGCCATAGGTGCGTCTCAGGCCTTCTATCAACACACTCACCCATTGGCTCATCATCACTCACTGTGCTGTAACATAACATCTGATTGGTCAATTTTGTTCTCACACCTCAGGCTTCCCAACACACTCACCCATTGTTTCATTGCCATTCACCTTTTTCTAATATAACATCTGATTGGTCAATTCTCTCATCTCAGGCCCTGTCCCAACAAACTCACCCATTAGTTAATCTCCTCTCACCCTGTTGTAACGTGACACTTGATTGGTTTATTCTGTCCCCAGGAACAGTAGAGTTCCAGTTGTCTGGAGAGGGGACGTGTCCACAAGACCACACACAGAAGCCCAGCCAGGGTCCACCCACTAAGAAGATCATGGTGTATCCAGGCGACGGCGGTGTGGCAGAGTCATCCCATCACATCATAAAACAACCCAAACAACCCCCGGCGCTACCCCCGAAACCCTTCAACAGACTACCCAACCACATCACAGGTAGAGCCCTGTACTCCTCTATGTGTAATTGCAGGTATCCGTGTGTTAATCTTTGCTTTTACTTTGCTTTCTGTTTTCTCTGACCACCAGCTTGCTGCTTGTGTGGGTAtatctgactctgatctctctctctgtctctctcgctaaATTAAATTCAATGGAgctttattggtatgggaaacatgtttacattgacaaagcaagtgaaataaacaataaacaaaagtgataAGAAACAAActaacaacatcaacaaaacaatatctgaaattaacagtaaacattgcgCTCAAAAAGGTCTAAAAAAGATCAACATTTCATATGTTATATTATCagctacagtatgtacagtgttttagcaatgtgcaaatagtggGAGTATGAATAGTGGGGGAAGATAAATAAAGGGATATTGGTGGTATTTACAGTTTTGTTTAtactccactggttgcccttttctcatggaaATGggacacatcttgctgctgtgattgcacactgtggtacaGATATGGAGGTTTAGCAATGTTTGATttgggtctgtgtgatctgtgggaaatatatGTCTCTACTGTGGTCTTACATTtctcaggaggttaggaagtacagctcactttccacctcattttgtggacaATGGGCACATATCCTGTCTTCTCTTGGCtacctctctcaatagcaaggctatgctcactgagtatgTGAATATAGTCAaggatctctgtttagggccagatagcgttccaatttgctcagttttttggttgattcttttcagtgtgtcaaatagttatgtttttgctttctcataatttggttgggtctaattatgttgctgtcctgggacactgtgaggtctgtttgtgtttgtgaacagagccccagaaccagctggctgaggggactcttctctaggttaatctctctgtaggtgagggctttgatggaatgtgtgggcatcgcttccttttaggtggttgtagaatttaacagctcttttctggattttgataaatatggtcctaattctgctctgcatgcattgtttggggttctgcatgcagagtctcaattggaCTTTTGTCCCATTttgaccccagacctcacaaccatagagggcaatgagttctataactgattgaagtatttttagccagatcctaattgggatgtcgagtTTTATCTTCCTTTTGATGGAATAGATGGCCCTTGTTGCTTTGTCTCTTAGATTgttcacagccttgtggaagttacctgtggtgttgatTTTTAGGCCGAGGTAcgtatagtttttgtgtgctctagggcaacagtgtctagatagaatttgtatttattgtcctggcaactggacctttttttggaacaccattatttttgtcttactgagattcactgtcagggcccaggtctgacataatctgtgcagaagatctaggtactgctgtaggccctccttggttggggacagaagcaccagattgTCTGCAAACAGTAGACGTTTGATTTCCGAGTCCAGTAGGGCGAGGCCGgctgctgcagactgttctagtgccctcaccaattcgttgatatatatgttgaagaggatggggctcaagctgcatccctgtctcaccccacggcccaaAGGAAAGACATTGTGtgttttaactgcacacttgttgtttgtgtacatggattttataatgtcaaaTGTTTTTCCCcgaacaccgctttccatcaatttgtatagcagactctcatgccaaattgagtcaaaaccttttttgatatCAACAaggcatgagaagactttgcttttgtttttgtttgtttgtcagttaGGGTGTGCAGAGTAtatacgtggtctgtcatacaGTATCTTGGtaagaagccaatttgacatttgctcaggacattgttttcactgaggaaatgttggagtctGCTGTTGATGATACTGCAGAGGATTTTTCAGAGATTGCTGCTGATGCAGATTCCAGGGTAATTATTGTAGtcgaatttgtctccacttttgtggattggggtgaccagaccttggttccaaatattggggaagatgccagagctgaggatactGTTGAAGAGTTTATGAATAGCCTATTaagaatttgtggtctgtatattttatcattttgtttagtataccatcaacaccacaggcctttttgggttggagggtttgtattttgtcctgtagctcatccaatgtaattggagaatccaatgGGTTGTGGTGGTCTTTAATAACAGATTCTAAGTTTTGTAAATGGTCACGTATATGTTTTTGTTCTTGGTTCTTTGTTATATGGCCGAAAAGGTTGGAGAAGTgttttatccatacatctccattttggataggtAGCTCTTCaggttgtttgtttagtgtgttccaattttcccagaagggatttgattctatggattcttcaatcacATTGAGAtgttttctgacatgctgttccttatcTTTTCTTAGTGTATTTCTGTGCTGTTTTAGTGTTTCCCCATAATGAAACACTAGTaaagtctccctccctccctccctccctccctctgtagagGGTATGCCAGTGAAGATGCCCTGTATGTCCATGAAGCtgtctcctcctctacctcctaaGAAGCTGATGATCTGTGTGCCTGTGGGAGCAGGGGGGAACATGGAGCCTTCGGCCCTCACCTTCCAGAAGTgcccccctccctctcaccaTGTGGGGTCCCTTGGGGGCCACTCCCTACACTACGGGACCCTCCCTGTGCCCCTACACCCCCCCAGCCGCATCATAGAGGAACTCAATAAGACCCTGGCCCTCACCATGAAGCGATACGAGAGGTGaggacacagtgtgtgtgtgtgtgtgtccttgcctCCATGTgtttgagtgcatgtgtgtgcatgaaaAATAATGTGGATGCAGGGGTTcataatactgtatatactgagtgtacaaaacattaggaacaactgctctttccatgacagactgaccaggtgaaagctatgaccccttattgatgtcacttcttaaatacacttaaatcagtgtagatgaaggggaggagacaggttaaacaaggatttttaagccttgagacaactgagacatggattgtgtatgtgtgccattcagagggtgaataggcaagacaaaatattgaaatgcctttgaacggggtatgatagtagggaaagggggatacctagtcagttgtacaactgaatgcatttaacccaacccctgtgccaggcacactggtttgagggtgtcaagaactgcaattctgctgggtttttcacgttcaacagtttcctgtgtatatcaagaatggtccaccacccaaaggacatccagccaacatgacacaactgtgggaagcattggagtcaacataggccagcatccctgtggaacgctttcgacaccttgtagagtccatgccccgacgaattgaaggcaaaagggggtgtaactcaatattttgtacactcagtatatatatCCAGCCTGCCCTGTACTCCCTTCCCATTGGCCCTGGCCTGTGCCTACACTACAGCAGTGTGATGGATTGTGGGATAGAGTCGTTAAGTAGCTCGTTAATCATTTGACAAAACGTGTTCTAATTAGTGGGGTTAAATTGGGAGTAAAGATGGATGCCCGGGTCtatgggagagaggaaagaggagcaCTGTTAGCAGACAGTCTGGCTTTAGAGAGTACGGTTTGCTGTTGGGAGGTCTTTGTGGAGGTCTCTGTCTCTTTGTGCCTTTGTGTCAACAGAGTAGAGATAAGAGCCCTTCTTTCTATCCCAGTGAAAGATCGGCAAAAGGTCAGCTTTCTGAAGTCTGATCATAGGTTATAGaatgtaaccgaaaggttgccgGTTCGAATCcccgggccgactaggtgaaaaatgtgtcaatgtgcccttgagcaaggcgcttcaccctaattgctcctgtaagtcgctctggaaaagagtgtctgctaaataactaaattgTAAATGTTAAAATGTTTCTGTTTGTGTGGAATCCAATACCACAATCCTCTAGGCAGCATTTGAAACGTCTGGTCAGTCATACACATCTCAGTAGAGCGACCATTTAATTTTAACCTCCTCTGGCTGTTGTTGAGTTCAGCTTTGGATAAAGAGCTGCACTAGTTCCCAGAGCCTTACCTTAACTTTACCTCTCTGGGTGTATGTGTATCATGGGCTGGTGTCTAACCAGTTTAGACCAATTTAGAGCACCACCAgaaacacagacactcacacacacacaatctccatCAGTCTACAGACACATCACACAAGGGGAAAACGCTTTGAAATTGACCCCAACACTCCGTGACTGATGTGCCAGTACCAGATTGACCCCCCCATGATCCATCACACTGATTGGTGGGCCGTCCAGGGTGTTGATTTCCTGTCAGTCAGCTGTACTCCCGGGATACAATTAtttcctccttcctttcctctccttttttcTCCCCCTTTCATTTTTCTGTTTGGTCTCAAGCACAACATGGTTATAGGTATCCTAGTCTTTTTAAAGTCTTTATTTTTTTGACTCTATTGCTGCCTGAATTTGTCTAAATGTGATGTTAGTTTGTAAAAGCAACAGGAATAATTATTCTCCAGTATGAGAGCTCCACAGTTACTAGATTGCTGCTTATTTTCCTGTCTGCTCCTGTGCTGTTTTCCTGATTGGGGAATGCTGCTAGTTTCTGATTGGTCTGCAGTTTGTTTTTGCTGGGCTCATGTCTCCCTTATGGTTGAGTCAGGCCGTTTTCTACAGTGTTTCAGTCTTGTTTTGTCAGTTGAGTTGAGGTGCCGTTTACAATTGGCTGTTTTACGTTTCTTTCATAACAACTTATGGTGGAAATATAACCTGACGTTACCTTACTACTCCTGTCTTTCTAACACCACCCACGCAAGCCCACCATCTCTCGCTAACCTTTGACCTTTCTCACTGACCTCAGCTCCCTGCACCACGTGGTTCCCACGGTGATGATAGCATGTGACGACAACAAAGAGAACCTCTCCAACGAAGAAGACTACCAAGACATACCTGGGTCGTAcagggacgaggaggaggaggaggaagaagaggaggatgaagatgacGATGAAACACTGTTTACAAGTAAGTGTTTGTTTATCCATAGGTTTGGGACTGGAGTGGCTGTTTGGTCTCTGCTTAGTGGCCATTCTTCCAAGTAACAGCCTCAATGGCTACTGGGATATGTAGTTTAAGAGCTCTCCTTTCATTGGACCCCTCCATTAAGAGCTGTGAATCCCATTGGTTCGCCTACCTGATTTGAGTGTTGAACGTGACCAATCAAAGCACCGAGGTGACAGTGGTGTGTGAATGAGAGCTGTTGCGTAACCTCTGTCTTTTAtgtcatgaaacacacacacgctggctgGTCCTCAGGTCCCAAGTTCCAGTAGTTCCCTTCACTCTGTTCCCTTCAGCAGTTGTGTGAATTATTGATTTGCGGCCCATTATACTTATGAAGTATTtctacacacacacctccctctctGTAATCTGGTTAACAGAGGAGTGGGTTGgaaacagtaaacacacacacctctctcctctctgtaatctggtcctctgtagctcagctggtagagcacggcgcttgtaacgccaaggtagtgggttcaatccccgggaccacccatacacaaaaaatgtatgcacgcatgactgtaagtcgctttggataaaagcgtctgctaaatggcatattattattattattattattatctggttATGTAAACAGAGGAGTGGGTTGgaaacagtaaacacacacactcccatccTGTAGCGCTCACTGGAGAGGGTAACCGTTGTGACAGTTTAATTGCTAGTGCATGAGTTAGCTACTGTGGTGTTAGTAACTCAATTTTATAAACAtttaatggacaataaagtttaCTTTACTTATCTTATTCTGTCCTCTCCAACAACCAatttgtccgtgtgtgtgtaggtacCCTGGCTCTGAAGGTATTGAGGAAGGACTCCTTGGCCATTAAGATCAGTAACCGTCCGTCTgtgagagagctggaggagaagAACATCCTGCCCAGACAGTCAGACCAGGAAAGACTGGAGTTCAGGCAGCAGATAGGCACCAAGCTCACACGGTGAGACACACACCCTCCCTATAGCAATGGCTAGGAGGGCACTTGGTGCCTGTATAGAAACACACGAGACCTGGGGGAGAGGATACCTGGGGGAGTGGAGACCAGGGGGAGACGTGACCTGGGGGAGAGGAAACCTGTGGGAGTGGGAGACGTGACCTGTGAGAGACGTGACCTGGGGGAGAGGAGACCTGGGGGAGACATGacctgggggggggggacatgacCTGGGGGGGGGGACGTGACCTGGGGGAGACGTGAcctggggagaggagatgagacgcGAGGAAGTAAGAAAGGGGAGAGGGACGGAGGATGGAAGGAAACGGATGAGAGGGAGAGTAAAAGAGAGCCTGTCACATTATTATCTTGAATATGTCAGTGAGAGGGCAGACAGCTTCAAGAGGAATTTTACCTTCACAGAGTACAGAACATAAATGCAGGAGGGATGTGGCAATACAGGAATTCACAAACAATTTCCTTCCTTTCTTTCGCCTCCCACTTTCATTTGTTACACTCATGCTTCttgcctcctccctctcttccttctccttcctccctcccctctctcaatttttcttctctctcattcccccctCCCACCatctcattccctccctctccttgctGAATGAATCACTGTGTCAGACTATTGAGGTGGTAAGTAAATACATATAAATCTGAGGGAGTCATGGCTCACAGAGGAGACTGCTCTGAGGTCAGAAAATAAAACACAATAGAACAAAACACAATAAAAGACGTTAGGAAATGGTCCTGACTGACTCTAGTTCTATTTCCTCAGGAGGTTGAGTCAACGGCCAACTGCAGAGGAGCTGGTGACTGACTCTAGTTCTATTTCCTCAGGAGGTTGAGTCAACGGCCAACTGCAGAGGAGCTGGTGACTGACTCTAGTTCTATTTCCTCAGGAGGTTGAGTCAACGGCCAACTGCAGAGGAGCTGGTGACTGACTCCAGTTCTATTTTCTCAGGAGGTTGAATCAACGGCCAACTACAGAGGAGCTGGTGACTGACTCTAGTTCTATTTTCTCAGGAGGTTGAATCAACGGCCAACTACAGAGGAGCTGGTGACTGACTCTAGTTCTATTTTCTCAGGAGGTTGAGTCAACGGCCAACTACAGAGGAGCTGGTGACTGACTCTAGTTCTATTTTCTCAGGAGGTTGAGTCAACGGCCAACTACAGAGGAGCTGGTGACTGACTCTAGTTCTATTTTCTCAGGAGGTTGAGTCAACGGCCAACTACAGAGGAGCTGGAACAGAGAAACATACTCAAACGTAAGTAGAACAGACTAGAtaggcagaagacacatttccagTTTCTCACAAAATGGACAATAAAGTGACTTCTCTATTTTGTTTTATTCCATTCTaacctgtccctccctctctcagcacGCAATGAGCTGGAGGAGCTGGATGAGATGAGAGAGCTCAAGAAACGCCTGTCTAGAaaggtgagagaggggaggaggaggagggtgagagaggggaatAGGGTATCACTTTCCATTAGATGGCAGTCTATTTGAAATATGATAACTTGATGTCATAACAGGTAATGCTATCTCATCCTCTGTTGTGTAACAtaagcggtgtgtgtgtgtgtgtgtgtctgtgtgtgtgtatatatctctaacggttgtgtgtgtgtctatatctcTAACAGTTTGGATGATTGCCTGCGAGGCCATCTTTGTCTTTCGGTTGAGGACAGCTACCACAATAATCCAGATCTGCTGCCCCCGAGACCCtcagtcaccacacacacacacctgcacacactcTGACAACCCTTTTCTCCCGTCTCCAGTTGAGTCAGAGGCCTACAgtggaggagctgagggatgctAAGATCCTGACCCGCTTCAGTGACTATGTAGAGGTAGCTGACGCCCAGGACTACGACAGGAGAGCAGACAAACCGTGGACGCGACTCACAGCTGCTGATAAGGTAATAACACTCACAAGCAGGTGCTCACaccgcacacacatatacactcacacacatatacactcacacacaaacactttattcactcacacacatacacaaatgcaGTCATGCGTATATACATGCGTGTTTTCTCTGACTGATCTCCGGTTCTGTTTGTCCCTCGTAGGCTGCCATACGTAAAGAACTCAATGAATTTAAAAGCACAGAGATGGAAGTGCATGAGGGTAGTCGCCATCTAACCAGGTATGTCACAGCCATACTACACTctgcaacaca encodes:
- the LOC121533873 gene encoding phosphatase and actin regulator 1 isoform X1, with product MAGPAYAVMNSWYASGSRNDAPSPLPAVTEEKPPKRRAFCLLRKTSKNRSGSGKQQQQQQPAANNNNMPFMIHCQIGKEIKHICSNCRGADPHEVEEVERLAAMRSDSLVPGTHTPPIRRRSKFATLGRLFKPWKWRKKKSEKFKQTSAVLERKMSTRQSREELIKRGVLKDIYDKDGTVVTRGEEVKMENGRSPALGGSDPSHCDGAELMDGAGSAIGTVEFQLSGEGTCPQDHTQKPSQGPPTKKIMVYPGDGGVAESSHHIIKQPKQPPALPPKPFNRLPNHITEGMPVKMPCMSMKLSPPLPPKKLMICVPVGAGGNMEPSALTFQKCPPPSHHVGSLGGHSLHYGTLPVPLHPPSRIIEELNKTLALTMKRYESSLHHVVPTVMIACDDNKENLSNEEDYQDIPGSYRDEEEEEEEEEDEDDDETLFTSTLALKVLRKDSLAIKISNRPSVRELEEKNILPRQSDQERLEFRQQIGTKLTRRLSQRPTTEELEQRNILKPRNELEELDEMRELKKRLSRKLSQRPTVEELRDAKILTRFSDYVEVADAQDYDRRADKPWTRLTAADKAAIRKELNEFKSTEMEVHEGSRHLTRFHRP
- the LOC121533873 gene encoding phosphatase and actin regulator 1 isoform X2; the encoded protein is MAELPEDEIDRRPIRRVRSKSDTPYITEARLSLHLETVEEVERLAAMRSDSLVPGTHTPPIRRRSKFATLGRLFKPWKWRKKKSEKFKQTSAVLERKMSTRQSREELIKRGVLKDIYDKDGTVVTRGEEVKMENGRSPALGGSDPSHCDGAELMDGAGSAIGTVEFQLSGEGTCPQDHTQKPSQGPPTKKIMVYPGDGGVAESSHHIIKQPKQPPALPPKPFNRLPNHITEGMPVKMPCMSMKLSPPLPPKKLMICVPVGAGGNMEPSALTFQKCPPPSHHVGSLGGHSLHYGTLPVPLHPPSRIIEELNKTLALTMKRYESSLHHVVPTVMIACDDNKENLSNEEDYQDIPGSYRDEEEEEEEEEDEDDDETLFTSTLALKVLRKDSLAIKISNRPSVRELEEKNILPRQSDQERLEFRQQIGTKLTRRLSQRPTTEELEQRNILKPRNELEELDEMRELKKRLSRKLSQRPTVEELRDAKILTRFSDYVEVADAQDYDRRADKPWTRLTAADKAAIRKELNEFKSTEMEVHEGSRHLTRFHRP
- the LOC121533873 gene encoding phosphatase and actin regulator 1 isoform X4, with product MAGPAYAVMNSWYASGSRNDAPSPLPAVTEEKPPKRRAFCLLRKTSKNRSGSGKQQQQQQPAANNNNMPFMIHCQIGKEIKHICSNCRGADPHEVEEVERLAAMRSDSLVPGTHTPPIRRRSKFATLGRLFKPWKWRKKKSEKFKQTSAVLERKMSTRQSREELIKRGVLKDIYDKDGTVVTRGEEVKMENGRSPALGGSDPSHCDGAELMDGAGSAIGTVEFQLSGEGTCPQDHTQKPSQGPPTKKIMVYPGDGGVAESSHHIIKQPKQPPALPPKPFNRLPNHITEGMPVKMPCMSMKLSPPLPPKKLMICVPVGAGGNMEPSALTFQKCPPPSHHVGSLGGHSLHYGTLPVPLHPPSRIIEELNKTLALTMKRYESSLHHVVPTVMIACDDNKENLSNEEDYQDIPGSYRDEEEEEEEEEDEDDDETLFTSTLALKVLRKDSLAIKISNRPSVRELEEKNILPRQSDQERLEFRQQIGTKLTRRLSQRPTAEELVTDSSSISSGG
- the LOC121533873 gene encoding phosphatase and actin regulator 1 isoform X3 — its product is MAGPAYAVMNSWYASGSRNDAPSPLPAVTEEKPPKRRAFCLLRKTSKNRSGSGKQQQQQQPAANNNNMPFMIHCQIGKEIKHICSNCRGADPHEVEEVERLAAMRSDSLVPGTHTPPIRRRSKFATLGRLFKPWKWRKKKSEKFKQTSAVLERKMSTRQSREELIKRGVLKDIYDKDGTVVTRGEEVKMENGRSPALGGSDPSHCDGAELMDGAGSAIGTVEFQLSGEGTCPQDHTQKPSQGPPTKKIMVYPGDGGVAESSHHIIKQPKQPPALPPKPFNRLPNHITEGMPVKMPCMSMKLSPPLPPKKLMICVPVGAGGNMEPSALTFQKCPPPSHHVGSLGGHSLHYGTLPVPLHPPSRIIEELNKTLALTMKRYESSLHHVVPTVMIACDDNKENLSNEEDYQDIPGSYRDEEEEEEEEEDEDDDETLFTSTLALKVLRKDSLAIKISNRPSVRELEEKNILPRQSDQERLEFRQQIGTKLTRRLSQRPTTEELVTDSSSIFSGG